One Orrella dioscoreae genomic window carries:
- a CDS encoding ABC transporter substrate-binding protein → MKTGNPRFSASRRQLVLGATTAAVLGAAPALLRAQSSDVYRIGHLTPRTGFLGPMGEYAVMGATLAVDEVNQAGGVRGRKFQLMSEDSVNPQTASAKAQRMVERDGVLALVGEISSASGLAISQVAARANKLFLQTGCNSDELRGKSCSRTLFHLEANNTMYVRTVGRELLRQNMVKGKRWMAFTADYAFGHDLFAQTKKFMDEHGAVFVSNDMIPTDATEFSSVILKIRQQKPDLVMSNLAGNQTTNFMKQYNEFGLPIPLAGADLNATSIWGAGAAGFSGVWPIIWTHQVKSPSGQKFTEAFTRRFGRPPDNQAIADYLAVKVLAQAIKETDSDDTAKLIDYLESGVKFDVLRQREGYFRKWDHQLVFEMYTVTPSKDKSADKWDIFQTSAPVPGPEEDMELLLPTMAENACKFA, encoded by the coding sequence GTGAAGACAGGCAATCCCCGTTTTTCCGCGTCACGCCGGCAGCTGGTGCTTGGCGCGACGACGGCCGCCGTGCTGGGCGCGGCACCCGCGCTGTTGCGCGCGCAATCCTCGGACGTCTATCGCATCGGCCACCTGACGCCGCGCACCGGCTTCCTCGGTCCGATGGGCGAGTACGCCGTCATGGGCGCGACGCTGGCGGTCGACGAGGTCAACCAGGCGGGCGGCGTGCGTGGCCGCAAGTTCCAGTTGATGAGCGAGGACAGCGTCAATCCGCAGACGGCCTCGGCCAAGGCGCAACGCATGGTCGAGCGCGACGGCGTGCTGGCGCTGGTGGGCGAGATCAGTTCGGCCTCGGGCCTGGCGATCTCGCAAGTGGCCGCGCGCGCCAACAAGCTGTTCCTGCAGACGGGCTGCAATTCCGACGAGCTGCGGGGCAAGAGCTGCAGCCGCACGCTGTTCCACCTGGAAGCCAACAACACCATGTATGTGCGCACGGTGGGCCGTGAACTGCTGCGCCAGAACATGGTGAAGGGCAAGCGCTGGATGGCGTTCACCGCCGACTACGCCTTCGGCCACGACCTCTTCGCGCAGACCAAGAAGTTCATGGACGAGCACGGCGCGGTGTTCGTGTCCAACGACATGATCCCCACCGACGCCACGGAGTTCAGCTCGGTGATCCTGAAGATCCGCCAGCAGAAGCCGGACCTGGTCATGAGCAACCTGGCGGGCAACCAGACCACGAACTTCATGAAGCAGTACAACGAGTTCGGCCTGCCCATTCCGCTGGCGGGCGCGGACCTGAACGCCACCAGCATCTGGGGCGCGGGGGCGGCCGGCTTCAGCGGCGTGTGGCCCATCATCTGGACGCACCAGGTGAAGTCGCCCTCGGGCCAGAAGTTCACTGAAGCCTTCACCAGGCGCTTCGGCCGTCCGCCCGACAACCAGGCCATCGCCGACTACCTGGCGGTGAAGGTGTTGGCCCAGGCCATCAAGGAAACCGACAGCGACGACACGGCCAAGCTCATCGATTACCTGGAGAGCGGCGTGAAGTTCGACGTGCTGCGCCAGCGCGAGGGCTATTTCCGCAAATGGGACCACCAGCTCGTCTTCGAGATGTACACGGTGACGCCCAGCAAGGACAAGTCGGCCGACAAGTGGGACATCTTCCAGACCAGTGCGCCCGTGCCGGGTCCCGAGGAGGACATGGAGCTGCTCCTGCCCACGATGGCGGAGAACGCCTGCAAGTTCGCGTGA